In Pseudomonas nunensis, a single window of DNA contains:
- a CDS encoding S-type pyocin domain-containing protein produces the protein MKRIKSSGDKDVATGRDRTFRAIEHIQKDMNMQKPPPFVLTEAVHTTAIAPSNTSIIRGISSTLPHSGMFGIPTNVVVNSREFTAHSMKTSREFQTRTEQLAQSIEQDLATTRLEGPTHPLPPADAIIRELGIRHTLILRKTDELYQKTALAHHYFGDDPLNKNFHDYFRKARSIDKTINPRGIAMQAWATSYRAAHEAGLLSKSIQMLNQQQIEVHQWLAAVQANDRERIAAEQQAQRAAAERARLAAEAETRRLAAEQAKLSEQRRQQALVEAARRQKEEEQIRIREQARLAALAEKQRQDAQLASLAAERARINAEAEVQEIARIAAVKTALAEAESKAEAAAHAFAAEQARLHAEMEQRIEAIQNKLLAEKQSLEIRRKVIDTAIGVAKRQAQLATSKIQQRKENAQDQQRVQPELQAEAELQQWQSQTPQTQRVYPASGAVASTSPIFSFTSTAIRLAPATSFAILTALRTGLLTVTAAGAALISPVLVGFAALLMPSRLGNGERLSMSVPLAELSSASSQTLRELADRQGTLEMPVGLGVRPLGPGAEAFVATADDFHIRSSVPVLNAAYNSLNDVYETALPDSPTDLLTWTPAISPGNSSTESPMVETELPAYSGGTIVPVEGRLDLHPILVEGWERFIIVFPDDSGIAPLYVVFSSPYEGATVEGEHSGREFNPDQIGGEILNLDWAPLTISQDGISIVRLHTSKFLQSDANKVMIDRLDCIASGELVATDTDKRFYTHEIREFERFKALGFGDTEMPDAGSPIWNNVHTATLEDFKLKDDPTLLYTSEALAAAAEQDERDYQNLLKEMWQ, from the coding sequence TTGAAACGCATCAAATCTTCTGGTGACAAGGATGTCGCTACCGGTCGAGACCGCACATTCCGCGCTATCGAGCACATTCAAAAGGACATGAATATGCAAAAGCCTCCACCCTTTGTACTGACAGAAGCTGTCCATACGACAGCGATAGCTCCTTCGAACACATCAATAATTCGCGGGATATCCTCAACTCTTCCCCATAGCGGCATGTTTGGCATTCCGACCAACGTTGTAGTCAATTCGCGGGAGTTCACTGCCCACAGCATGAAAACTTCCAGGGAGTTTCAAACTCGCACGGAACAGCTGGCGCAATCTATTGAACAAGATCTGGCCACCACCCGATTAGAAGGCCCCACTCATCCACTCCCTCCCGCAGATGCAATAATTCGGGAGTTAGGAATACGTCACACACTTATTCTCAGGAAGACCGATGAGCTCTATCAAAAAACAGCGCTCGCCCATCATTACTTTGGGGATGATCCGCTCAATAAAAACTTTCATGACTACTTTCGAAAAGCCCGAAGCATCGATAAAACGATCAATCCGCGAGGGATTGCGATGCAGGCTTGGGCGACGTCGTACAGAGCGGCCCACGAAGCTGGTTTGCTGTCGAAATCAATCCAAATGCTTAACCAGCAACAAATCGAAGTTCACCAGTGGCTCGCTGCCGTGCAGGCCAACGACCGGGAGCGAATCGCTGCTGAGCAGCAAGCACAGCGTGCAGCAGCCGAGCGGGCGCGATTAGCGGCAGAAGCTGAAACCCGGCGACTCGCTGCCGAACAAGCAAAACTTTCCGAACAACGTCGCCAGCAAGCTTTGGTCGAGGCAGCGAGGCGCCAAAAGGAAGAAGAACAGATCCGGATTCGTGAACAGGCCCGGCTGGCCGCGTTGGCGGAGAAACAACGTCAGGATGCCCAACTGGCGAGTCTGGCTGCCGAAAGGGCACGGATAAATGCTGAAGCCGAAGTTCAAGAAATAGCGCGGATTGCGGCGGTGAAGACAGCGTTGGCCGAAGCCGAGTCAAAAGCTGAAGCAGCCGCACACGCATTCGCTGCCGAACAGGCTCGTCTGCACGCTGAAATGGAACAGCGTATCGAGGCAATACAAAACAAACTTCTCGCCGAAAAACAGAGTCTGGAAATTCGCCGCAAAGTCATTGATACGGCGATTGGCGTGGCCAAACGCCAAGCGCAGCTGGCGACATCGAAGATCCAGCAACGAAAGGAAAACGCACAAGATCAGCAACGGGTTCAACCGGAGTTACAAGCTGAGGCAGAACTCCAGCAATGGCAAAGCCAGACGCCGCAAACCCAACGTGTTTACCCGGCCTCAGGAGCTGTGGCTTCCACCAGCCCGATTTTCTCCTTCACCTCGACGGCCATTCGCCTTGCCCCCGCAACGTCATTCGCAATTCTCACCGCACTGCGAACCGGATTACTGACCGTGACAGCGGCGGGAGCGGCGCTGATCAGTCCGGTACTGGTTGGCTTCGCCGCTCTACTGATGCCATCGCGCCTGGGCAATGGCGAGCGCTTGTCCATGAGCGTTCCCCTTGCCGAACTCTCGTCGGCGTCCTCACAGACACTGCGCGAACTAGCAGACCGACAAGGCACGCTGGAAATGCCCGTGGGGCTAGGTGTCCGGCCACTCGGCCCTGGCGCGGAAGCGTTCGTCGCCACGGCCGACGACTTCCATATTCGCTCGAGTGTCCCGGTTCTGAATGCTGCTTATAACTCGCTGAATGACGTTTACGAAACCGCACTACCGGACTCGCCAACGGACCTCCTCACCTGGACACCCGCCATCTCGCCGGGTAACAGCTCGACCGAATCGCCCATGGTTGAAACCGAGCTACCGGCGTATTCCGGCGGGACGATTGTTCCCGTTGAAGGGCGACTGGATCTGCATCCGATACTGGTCGAGGGCTGGGAAAGATTCATCATCGTGTTTCCTGATGACTCGGGGATTGCTCCGCTGTATGTGGTGTTTAGTAGTCCTTACGAGGGAGCAACTGTCGAAGGAGAACATAGCGGACGTGAATTCAACCCTGATCAAATCGGGGGAGAGATTTTGAATCTGGATTGGGCCCCCTTAACCATTTCACAAGACGGAATAAGTATCGTGAGATTACACACTTCTAAATTTCTTCAGTCAGACGCAAATAAAGTGATGATTGATCGGCTAGATTGCATTGCTAGCGGAGAACTCGTGGCCACGGATACTGACAAACGTTTCTACACTCATGAAATAAGGGAATTCGAACGATTTAAAGCTTTAGGTTTTGGTGATACCGAGATGCCAGATGCTGGATCTCCAATTTGGAATAACGTTCATACTGCAACCTTGGAAGATTTCAAGCTAAAAGACGATCCCACTCTTCTTTACACCTCTGAAGCCTTGGCCGCCGCTGCCGAGCAGGACGAACGTGATTATCAAAATTTATTAAAGGAGATGTGGCAATGA
- a CDS encoding SDR family oxidoreductase gives MNESMRFEDKVVIITGAGGGLGRAHALLFAKQGAKVLVNDLGGTAQGEGANASAADRVVAEIREAGGIAEANHDSVTDGDKLVQNALDVFGRVDVVVNNAGILRDKTFHKMDDADWDLVYRVHVEGAYKVTRAAWPHMREQNYGRVIFTASTSGIYGNFGQSNYGMAKLGLYGLTRTLAIEGRKNNILVNAIAPTGGTRMTEGLIPPQVFEQLKPELVSPLVVYLASENCQETSGLFEVGGGWMGKVRWERSLGAGFDPRVGFSPEDVAAHWQQICDFEGAAHPKDNIEALKEMMGNLQKYSL, from the coding sequence ATGAATGAGTCTATGCGCTTCGAAGATAAAGTCGTGATCATCACCGGCGCCGGCGGCGGTCTGGGGCGGGCCCATGCGCTGCTGTTCGCCAAACAGGGCGCCAAAGTGCTGGTCAACGACCTCGGCGGCACGGCTCAGGGTGAAGGCGCCAACGCCTCGGCAGCAGACCGTGTGGTCGCCGAAATTCGCGAGGCGGGCGGCATTGCCGAAGCCAACCACGACTCCGTCACCGACGGCGACAAACTGGTGCAAAACGCCCTCGACGTGTTTGGCCGTGTCGATGTCGTGGTCAACAACGCCGGCATCTTGCGCGACAAGACCTTCCACAAAATGGACGACGCCGACTGGGACCTGGTTTACCGCGTTCACGTCGAAGGCGCTTACAAAGTCACCCGCGCCGCTTGGCCGCACATGCGCGAGCAAAACTATGGCCGCGTGATCTTCACCGCCTCGACCTCGGGCATCTACGGCAACTTCGGCCAGTCCAACTACGGTATGGCCAAACTCGGCCTCTACGGCCTGACCCGCACCCTGGCCATCGAAGGTCGCAAGAACAACATCCTGGTCAACGCCATTGCCCCCACCGGCGGCACCCGTATGACCGAAGGCCTGATCCCGCCGCAAGTGTTCGAACAACTCAAGCCGGAACTGGTCAGCCCGTTGGTGGTGTACCTGGCCAGCGAAAACTGCCAGGAAACCTCAGGGCTGTTTGAGGTCGGCGGCGGCTGGATGGGCAAGGTGCGTTGGGAGCGCAGCCTCGGCGCCGGGTTTGATCCGCGTGTTGGGTTTTCGCCGGAAGACGTCGCGGCGCACTGGCAACAGATCTGTGATTTCGAAGGGGCGGCGCATCCGAAGGACAACATTGAAGCGTTGAAGGAAATGATGGGGAATTTGCAGAAGTACTCGCTTTAA
- a CDS encoding alpha/beta fold hydrolase, which produces MPLAEIPLCVWRKRGQTFVFRGQAIRYWTAGQGEPLLLIHGFPTASWDWHYLWQPLLQRYRVIACDMLGFGDSAKPVNHEYSLLEQADLQQALLAHLNIEQPVHLLAHDYGDSVAQELLARHHEARVDIASCVFLNGGLFPETHRPLLTQKLLLSPLGWMIGRAFTRDALVKNFRQIFGPQTRPTESEMDDFWSLIDSNHGPRIMHKLIGYIPERRVQRDRWVSAMQRGVVPLRVIDGEVDPISGAHMVERYRELIPNPDTVLLPGIGHYPQTEAPVQVLKHYLEFRDRQVAAPLKRACS; this is translated from the coding sequence ATGCCACTCGCCGAGATCCCGCTGTGTGTCTGGCGCAAACGCGGCCAGACGTTTGTATTCCGTGGCCAGGCCATTCGCTACTGGACGGCCGGGCAGGGTGAGCCGCTGTTGTTGATTCACGGCTTTCCGACCGCCAGTTGGGACTGGCATTACCTGTGGCAGCCGCTCCTGCAGCGCTATCGGGTGATTGCCTGCGACATGCTCGGCTTCGGCGACTCGGCCAAACCGGTGAACCACGAGTACAGCCTGCTGGAGCAAGCCGATTTGCAACAGGCCTTGCTTGCGCACCTGAACATCGAGCAGCCGGTGCACCTGCTGGCTCACGATTACGGCGACAGCGTCGCCCAGGAACTGCTGGCCCGGCATCACGAAGCACGGGTGGACATCGCCAGTTGCGTGTTCCTCAATGGCGGCCTGTTCCCTGAAACCCATCGCCCGCTGCTGACGCAAAAACTCTTGCTCAGCCCATTGGGCTGGATGATCGGCCGCGCCTTCACCCGTGACGCACTGGTGAAAAACTTCCGGCAGATCTTCGGTCCCCAGACCCGGCCCACCGAAAGCGAAATGGATGATTTCTGGAGCCTGATCGACAGCAATCACGGGCCCCGGATCATGCATAAATTGATCGGCTACATTCCGGAGCGACGAGTCCAGCGCGATCGCTGGGTCAGCGCCATGCAGCGCGGCGTAGTGCCTTTGCGGGTGATTGATGGCGAGGTCGATCCGATTTCCGGTGCGCACATGGTCGAGCGTTATCGCGAGCTGATCCCCAATCCTGACACCGTGTTGTTACCCGGGATTGGCCACTACCCACAGACCGAAGCGCCCGTGCAGGTGCTCAAGCATTACCTGGAGTTTCGGGATCGGCAGGTTGCAGCGCCGCTCAAGCGGGCGTGTTCGTGA
- a CDS encoding class II aldolase/adducin family protein: protein MSVAPVQSPHSVKDQVSAAEWQTRVDLAACYRLVALHGWDDLIFTHISAKVPGTEDFLINPFGLMFHEITASSLVKVDQAGNKLMDSPYEINPAGYTIHSAVHEVRHDVVCVLHTHTAAGVAVSAQKQGILPISQQSLFVLSSLAYHAYEGVALNHEEKARLQADLGENNFLMLHNHGLLTCGGTIADTFLMMFTFQRACDIQVLAQNGGAELIAIEPQILAGAKAMIAGVTKSAQGMGGALAWPALLRKLDKQDPGYKL, encoded by the coding sequence GTGAGTGTCGCCCCCGTCCAATCCCCCCACAGTGTCAAAGATCAGGTGAGTGCCGCCGAGTGGCAGACCCGCGTCGATCTGGCGGCCTGTTATCGTCTGGTCGCGCTGCATGGCTGGGATGATCTGATCTTTACCCATATTTCCGCCAAGGTGCCGGGCACCGAAGACTTCCTGATCAACCCGTTCGGGCTGATGTTTCATGAGATCACCGCGTCGAGCCTGGTCAAGGTCGATCAGGCCGGCAACAAGCTGATGGACAGTCCCTACGAAATCAATCCGGCGGGCTACACCATCCACAGCGCCGTGCATGAAGTGCGTCACGACGTGGTCTGCGTGCTGCACACCCACACCGCTGCAGGCGTGGCGGTGTCGGCGCAGAAACAGGGGATCCTGCCGATCAGCCAGCAGTCGTTGTTCGTCCTGTCCAGCCTGGCTTATCACGCTTACGAAGGTGTTGCGCTGAACCACGAAGAGAAGGCGCGCCTGCAAGCCGACCTCGGCGAAAACAATTTCCTGATGCTGCACAACCACGGTCTGCTGACCTGTGGCGGCACCATCGCCGACACCTTTCTGATGATGTTCACCTTCCAGCGCGCCTGCGATATCCAGGTGCTCGCACAAAACGGTGGTGCCGAACTGATCGCCATCGAGCCGCAGATTCTGGCGGGCGCCAAGGCGATGATTGCCGGCGTTACCAAAAGTGCTCAAGGGATGGGTGGCGCGCTGGCCTGGCCGGCGTTGCTGCGCAAACTCGATAAACAAGACCCGGGTTATAAACTCTAA
- a CDS encoding LrgB family protein, giving the protein MKLELMPMFWLAFTLLAYLFSRWTYRRTGRYLLSPLILVPALLLALAVPLHTAYAEYSSNTHWLMLVLGPVTVAFAVPIWQQRQMLARHWSALLLGMLAGSAASIGSSFGLAKALALDSSVTMSLVPRSITTPFAMPLAHDLGGVPELTAVFVMFTGVFGAMLGGILLKWLPLRSALARGALFGVGAHGAGVSRAHEVGGEEGSVAGLVMVLTGLLNLFAAPLLASIL; this is encoded by the coding sequence CGATGTTCTGGCTGGCCTTCACGTTGCTCGCCTATTTATTCAGTCGCTGGACCTACCGGCGAACCGGCCGCTATTTATTGTCGCCGCTGATTCTGGTCCCGGCCTTGCTGCTGGCGCTCGCTGTGCCGCTGCACACCGCCTATGCCGAATATTCGAGCAACACCCATTGGCTGATGCTGGTGCTGGGGCCGGTCACCGTGGCGTTCGCCGTGCCGATCTGGCAGCAGCGGCAGATGTTGGCGCGGCACTGGTCGGCGCTGTTGCTCGGGATGCTGGCAGGCAGCGCGGCGTCCATCGGCAGTTCGTTCGGGCTGGCCAAGGCGTTGGCGCTGGACAGCTCGGTGACGATGTCGCTGGTGCCACGTTCGATCACCACTCCCTTCGCCATGCCGCTGGCCCACGACCTCGGCGGCGTGCCGGAATTGACCGCAGTATTCGTGATGTTCACCGGTGTATTCGGGGCGATGCTCGGCGGCATCCTGCTCAAGTGGCTGCCGCTGCGCAGCGCCCTGGCACGCGGGGCACTGTTCGGTGTCGGTGCGCACGGTGCCGGGGTCAGTCGGGCGCATGAAGTGGGCGGTGAAGAAGGCTCGGTGGCGGGGCTGGTCATGGTTCTGACAGGGTTGCTGAATCTGTTCGCGGCACCCTTGTTGGCGTCGATCCTTTGA